Proteins encoded together in one Cellulomonas gilvus ATCC 13127 window:
- a CDS encoding carboxypeptidase regulatory-like domain-containing protein, which yields MSPVSASSTATAPSQPLAGALPPRRLRRLALAVVGLLVATLLPAVAPAGAAETIALSGRVTDESGVAISGLQITVYPSYRSTRTAADGTYRLTGLVPGQWQVAADDHVEDRDLWRRQYWDGTQGVESYVSFASGSAELAGVDFHLRPNAGIAGRAVDETGAPLPFVEWTAYRWDDDEQGWQGRRYGPQVTDAEGRMWSVAQPGSVWRLCFADEWYQTTSEVLDVPWTPEVRHQTGCWNAAGKPGVRLQDADDMVFTALGQRVAATVTMPTLGRSIAPAQPWISGGSDVGATLRAHAGTWAPSDVRLSYRWYTTTSTDTLLEGLGGTGPTFATTSAHRHEYVWLEVTATRPGHAPMSSRTMIPVGQPAPRVTSPLRITGTPAPGRTLVASHGTATPSTTTTTYAWFVDGIRAGSGPTFALAPEHRESVVEVRAELYEPTGGVLRDRVAVRVPGLPFTAAPSPTVAGSAVVGSTLTASVGTWAPSPTSLSYQWLRGDVAIPGATARSYRLTAVDRGAQVRVRVTASRPSYEPTSRTSSATAAVRGVLTAPTPTVSGVRRVGARLTAVTGTWRPSPVALSYQWYRNGRAITGARAATYVLKAADRGMRIEVKVTGRKEGYVTAARRSAKTVAIG from the coding sequence GTGAGCCCCGTGAGTGCCTCGAGCACCGCAACCGCACCGTCCCAACCCCTGGCGGGAGCCCTGCCGCCGAGGCGCCTGCGCCGGCTCGCCCTCGCAGTCGTCGGCCTGCTCGTCGCGACGCTCCTGCCGGCGGTCGCTCCCGCCGGCGCCGCGGAGACGATCGCGCTGAGCGGCCGCGTGACCGACGAGTCGGGCGTCGCGATCTCGGGGCTCCAGATCACCGTGTACCCCTCCTACCGCTCGACCCGCACCGCGGCCGACGGCACCTACCGGCTCACGGGGCTGGTCCCCGGGCAGTGGCAGGTCGCGGCCGACGACCACGTCGAGGACCGTGACCTGTGGCGCCGCCAGTACTGGGACGGGACGCAGGGCGTCGAGTCCTACGTGTCCTTCGCCTCAGGCTCCGCGGAGCTCGCGGGGGTGGACTTCCACCTCCGCCCGAACGCGGGCATCGCGGGCCGGGCCGTCGACGAGACGGGAGCGCCGCTGCCCTTCGTCGAGTGGACCGCCTACCGCTGGGACGACGACGAGCAGGGCTGGCAGGGCCGGCGGTACGGCCCGCAGGTGACCGACGCCGAGGGTCGCATGTGGTCCGTCGCACAGCCGGGATCGGTCTGGCGGCTCTGCTTCGCCGACGAGTGGTACCAGACGACGTCCGAGGTCCTCGACGTGCCGTGGACGCCCGAGGTGCGGCACCAGACCGGGTGCTGGAACGCGGCCGGCAAGCCCGGTGTGCGACTGCAGGACGCGGACGACATGGTCTTCACCGCGCTCGGTCAGCGGGTGGCCGCGACCGTCACGATGCCGACGCTCGGCCGGTCGATCGCGCCCGCCCAGCCGTGGATCAGCGGCGGCTCGGACGTCGGGGCCACGCTCCGCGCGCACGCCGGCACCTGGGCGCCGTCCGACGTGCGGCTGAGCTACCGCTGGTACACCACGACCAGCACGGACACGCTCCTCGAGGGCCTGGGCGGCACGGGCCCCACGTTCGCGACGACGAGCGCGCACCGGCACGAGTACGTGTGGCTCGAGGTCACGGCCACGCGGCCCGGCCACGCGCCCATGTCGTCGCGGACCATGATCCCCGTCGGGCAGCCCGCGCCGCGCGTGACCAGCCCGCTGCGCATCACGGGCACGCCCGCGCCCGGGCGGACGCTGGTCGCCTCGCACGGCACCGCCACGCCGAGCACCACCACCACGACGTACGCCTGGTTCGTGGACGGCATCCGCGCGGGATCGGGTCCGACGTTCGCGCTCGCACCGGAGCACCGGGAGTCCGTGGTCGAGGTGCGGGCCGAGCTGTACGAGCCGACCGGCGGCGTCCTGCGCGACCGCGTCGCGGTGCGTGTGCCCGGGCTGCCGTTCACCGCCGCCCCCAGCCCGACCGTCGCCGGGTCCGCCGTGGTCGGATCGACGCTCACCGCGTCGGTCGGCACCTGGGCGCCCTCCCCCACCTCGCTGAGCTACCAGTGGCTGCGCGGCGACGTCGCGATCCCGGGCGCCACCGCGCGCTCCTACCGGCTCACGGCCGTGGACCGCGGCGCGCAGGTGCGCGTGCGGGTCACCGCGAGCCGACCGTCGTACGAGCCGACGAGCCGCACGTCGTCGGCCACCGCTGCCGTGCGCGGCGTCCTGACCGCACCGACCCCGACGGTGTCCGGCGTCCGCCGCGTGGGCGCCCGACTCACGGCGGTCACGGGCACGTGGCGCCCGTCGCCCGTCGCGCTGTCCTACCAGTGGTACCGCAACGGCCGTGCGATCACGGGCGCCCGGGCGGCGACCTACGTGCTCAAGGCCGCGGACCGCGGCATGCGCATCGAGGTCAAGGTGACCGGGCGCAAGGAGGGGTACGTCACCGCCGCGCGGCGCTCGGCGAAGACCGTGGCGATCGGCTAG
- the acnA gene encoding aconitate hydratase AcnA, with translation MSTVDSFGSKGTLDVGSAAYEVYRLSAVPGLERLPFSLKVLAENLLRTEDGANITAAHIRALAAWDPDAQPDTEIQFTPGRVIMQDFTGVPCVVDLATMREAVADLGGDPERINPLAPAEMVIDHSVQIDVAGRADAFERNVELEYQRNRERYQFLRWGQTAFDDFKVVPPGTGIVHQVNIEYLARGVMVRDGKAYPDTCVGTDSHTTMVNGLGVLGWGVGGIEAEAAMLGQPVSMLIPRVVGFKLTGNIPAGVTATDVVLTITQKLRQHGVVGKFVEFYGEGVAAVPLANRATIGNMSPEFGSTVAIFPIDGVTIDYLRLTGRSAEQLALVEAYAKEQGLWLDPTAPGYTEPVFSEYLELDLSTVVPSIAGPKRPQDRIELSRAKEQFQRDLPTYAPEVALATDEAERESFPASDSPAISSSATRTHSVTDSEGRQFELFHGAVAIASITSCTNTSNPSVMLAAALLAKNAVERGLQVKPWVKTSMAPGSQVVTDYYERAGLWPYLEKLGFHLVGYGCATCIGNSGPLDEQVSAAVQEHDLAVAAVLSGNRNFEGRINPDIKMNYLASPPLVIAYALAGTMDFDFESDPLGRTEDGHPVFLRDIWPTPELVQATIDASIDRTMFEADYADVFSGDERWRGLDTPEGNVFSWDPESTYVRKPPYFEGMGATPEPVTDITGARVLAKLGDSVTTDHISPAGSIKADSPAGVYLAAHGVDRRDFNSYGSRRGNHEVMIRGTFANIRLRNQLVPGVEGGFTKNLLTGEDTTIYDASAAYQAAGVPLVVLGGKEYGSGSSRDWAAKGTRLLGVRAVITESFERIHRSNLIGMGVLPLQFPEGESADSLGLDGTETFDIAGVTALNEGVTPRTVAVTATKADGTVVAFDAVVRIDTPGEADYYRNGGILQYVLRQVAGVA, from the coding sequence GTGAGCACTGTCGACAGCTTCGGATCGAAGGGGACCCTGGACGTCGGGTCCGCCGCCTACGAGGTGTACCGCCTGTCGGCCGTCCCGGGCCTGGAGCGCCTCCCGTTCAGCCTCAAGGTGCTCGCCGAGAACCTGCTGCGCACCGAGGACGGTGCCAACATCACCGCGGCGCACATCCGGGCGCTCGCGGCGTGGGACCCCGACGCACAGCCGGACACGGAGATCCAGTTCACGCCCGGGCGCGTGATCATGCAGGACTTCACGGGCGTCCCGTGCGTGGTCGACCTCGCGACCATGCGCGAGGCGGTCGCCGACCTGGGCGGTGACCCGGAGCGCATCAACCCGCTCGCGCCTGCCGAGATGGTGATCGACCACTCGGTGCAGATCGACGTCGCAGGCCGCGCGGACGCGTTCGAGCGCAACGTCGAGCTCGAGTACCAGCGCAACCGCGAGCGGTACCAGTTCCTGCGCTGGGGACAGACCGCGTTCGACGACTTCAAGGTCGTCCCGCCCGGCACCGGCATCGTGCACCAGGTCAACATCGAGTACCTGGCGCGCGGTGTCATGGTGCGCGACGGCAAGGCCTACCCCGACACGTGCGTGGGCACCGACTCGCACACGACGATGGTCAACGGCCTGGGCGTGCTCGGGTGGGGCGTCGGAGGCATCGAGGCCGAGGCGGCGATGCTCGGCCAGCCGGTGTCGATGCTCATCCCGCGCGTCGTCGGCTTCAAGCTCACGGGGAACATCCCCGCCGGCGTGACCGCGACGGACGTGGTGCTCACCATCACGCAGAAGCTGCGCCAGCACGGCGTCGTCGGCAAGTTCGTCGAGTTCTACGGCGAGGGCGTCGCGGCGGTGCCGCTGGCCAACCGCGCCACGATCGGCAACATGAGCCCCGAGTTCGGCTCGACCGTCGCGATCTTCCCGATCGACGGCGTGACCATCGACTACCTGCGTCTGACGGGCCGCTCGGCCGAGCAGCTCGCGCTGGTCGAGGCCTACGCCAAGGAGCAGGGCCTGTGGCTCGACCCGACGGCGCCCGGCTACACCGAGCCGGTGTTCTCGGAGTACCTCGAGCTCGACCTGTCGACCGTGGTGCCCTCGATCGCCGGTCCCAAGCGACCGCAGGACCGCATCGAGCTGTCGCGGGCCAAGGAGCAGTTCCAGCGCGACCTGCCGACGTATGCGCCCGAGGTGGCGCTCGCCACCGACGAGGCCGAGCGGGAGTCGTTCCCGGCGTCCGACTCGCCCGCGATCTCGTCGTCCGCGACGCGCACGCACTCCGTGACCGACAGCGAAGGGCGGCAGTTCGAGCTGTTCCACGGCGCGGTCGCGATCGCGTCGATCACGTCCTGCACCAACACGTCCAACCCGTCGGTCATGCTCGCGGCGGCGCTGCTCGCCAAGAACGCGGTCGAGCGCGGCCTGCAGGTCAAGCCGTGGGTCAAGACGTCGATGGCGCCCGGCTCGCAGGTGGTCACCGACTACTACGAGCGTGCGGGTCTGTGGCCCTACCTCGAGAAGCTCGGCTTCCACCTGGTCGGCTACGGCTGCGCCACGTGCATCGGCAACTCGGGCCCGCTCGACGAGCAGGTCTCGGCCGCGGTGCAGGAGCACGACCTCGCGGTCGCGGCGGTCCTGTCCGGCAACCGCAACTTCGAGGGCCGGATCAACCCGGACATCAAGATGAACTACCTCGCGTCGCCGCCGCTGGTCATCGCGTACGCGCTCGCCGGGACCATGGACTTCGACTTCGAGTCCGACCCGCTGGGCCGGACCGAGGACGGGCACCCGGTGTTCCTGCGCGACATCTGGCCGACGCCCGAGCTGGTGCAGGCGACGATCGACGCGTCGATCGACCGCACCATGTTCGAGGCCGACTACGCCGACGTGTTCTCGGGCGACGAGCGGTGGCGCGGGCTGGACACCCCCGAGGGGAACGTCTTCTCGTGGGACCCGGAGTCCACCTACGTCCGCAAGCCTCCGTACTTCGAGGGCATGGGTGCCACGCCCGAGCCGGTCACCGACATCACGGGCGCACGCGTGCTCGCGAAGCTCGGCGACTCGGTGACCACCGACCACATCAGCCCCGCGGGCTCGATCAAGGCGGACAGCCCCGCGGGCGTCTACCTGGCCGCGCACGGCGTGGACCGGCGCGACTTCAACTCCTACGGGTCGCGCCGCGGCAACCACGAGGTCATGATCCGTGGCACGTTCGCGAACATCCGGCTGCGCAACCAGCTGGTGCCGGGTGTCGAGGGCGGGTTCACCAAGAACCTGCTCACGGGCGAGGACACGACGATCTACGACGCGTCGGCGGCGTACCAGGCCGCGGGCGTCCCGCTCGTGGTGCTCGGCGGCAAGGAGTACGGATCGGGCTCGTCGCGCGACTGGGCGGCCAAGGGCACGCGCCTGCTGGGCGTGCGTGCCGTGATCACGGAGTCGTTCGAGCGTATCCACCGGTCCAACCTCATCGGGATGGGCGTGCTGCCCCTGCAGTTCCCCGAGGGCGAGTCCGCGGACTCGCTCGGCCTGGACGGCACCGAGACGTTCGACATCGCGGGCGTGACCGCGCTCAACGAGGGCGTCACGCCGCGCACGGTCGCGGTGACCGCCACGAAGGCGGACGGCACCGTCGTCGCGTTCGACGCGGTCGTGCGGATCGACACGCCCGGCGAGGCCGACTACTACCGCAACGGCGGCATCCTGCAGTACGTCCTGCGTCAGGTCGCGGGCGTGGCCTGA
- a CDS encoding BaiN/RdsA family NAD(P)/FAD-dependent oxidoreductase yields the protein MPTPSRPSPRTAHVIGGGPAGLMAAEVLARAGVTVTVHDRMPSVPRKLLLAGHGGLNLTHTEEPDRFLSRYGDAAERIAPALEAFGPQDLRDWCAALGEPTVVGTSGRVFPQSFRATPLVRAWLARLGDLGVRLERRQRWTGWSDDGAGLRLESADGTTSEVRGDVTVLALGGASWPRLGADGGWVVPFEARGVRVAALRAANVGVRVTWSEEFARRFAGTPLKNVAVGVRGRPGVSARGDAMVTRSGVEGGPVYAVGAAVRSALDADGRAVLEVDLRPDQTVDRLAARLRGGRARDSVSSWLRRGLGLDAVGAAVLREALGGPVPRDPEAAAALAKAVPLEVTATMPIDRAISSAGGVVWDEVDDALMLRRVPGTFLAGEMLDWEAPTGGYLLQACFGTGVLAARGALAWLDR from the coding sequence GTGCCGACGCCCTCACGCCCGAGCCCGCGCACCGCGCACGTGATCGGCGGTGGACCCGCCGGACTCATGGCGGCGGAGGTCCTCGCGCGCGCCGGTGTGACGGTCACGGTGCACGACCGGATGCCGTCCGTGCCGCGCAAGCTCCTGCTGGCCGGCCACGGCGGGCTCAACCTCACGCACACCGAGGAGCCGGACCGCTTCCTGTCACGGTACGGCGACGCCGCCGAGCGGATCGCGCCCGCGCTCGAGGCCTTCGGCCCGCAGGACCTGCGCGACTGGTGCGCCGCGCTCGGCGAACCGACCGTGGTCGGGACGAGCGGGCGTGTGTTCCCGCAGTCGTTCCGCGCGACGCCGCTGGTGCGCGCGTGGCTGGCCCGGTTGGGCGACCTGGGCGTGCGGCTCGAGCGCCGGCAGCGCTGGACCGGGTGGTCCGACGACGGAGCGGGCCTGCGCCTCGAGAGCGCGGACGGCACGACGAGCGAAGTGCGCGGCGACGTCACGGTGCTCGCGCTCGGGGGAGCGTCGTGGCCGCGGCTCGGCGCGGACGGCGGCTGGGTGGTCCCGTTCGAGGCGCGGGGTGTCCGCGTCGCGGCGCTGCGCGCGGCCAACGTGGGTGTGCGCGTCACGTGGAGCGAGGAGTTCGCCCGGCGCTTCGCGGGCACGCCGCTCAAGAACGTCGCGGTCGGCGTGCGCGGCAGGCCCGGGGTGAGCGCACGCGGCGACGCGATGGTGACGCGCAGCGGCGTCGAGGGCGGGCCCGTGTACGCGGTCGGCGCGGCGGTGCGCTCGGCGCTGGACGCCGACGGCCGCGCCGTGCTCGAGGTGGACCTGCGGCCCGACCAGACGGTGGACCGGCTCGCTGCGCGTCTGCGGGGCGGACGCGCACGCGACTCGGTCTCGTCGTGGCTGCGGCGTGGGCTCGGGCTCGACGCCGTCGGGGCGGCGGTCCTGCGGGAGGCCCTGGGCGGGCCCGTGCCGCGCGATCCCGAGGCCGCGGCGGCCCTGGCCAAGGCCGTGCCGCTGGAGGTCACCGCGACCATGCCGATCGACCGGGCGATCTCGAGCGCGGGCGGTGTGGTGTGGGATGAGGTCGACGACGCGCTGATGCTGCGCCGTGTGCCCGGCACGTTCCTCGCGGGCGAGATGCTCGACTGGGAGGCGCCCACGGGCGGCTACCTGCTCCAGGCGTGCTTCGGCACGGGAGTCCTCGCGGCCCGGGGCGCCCTCGCCTGGCTCGACCGGTGA
- a CDS encoding endo alpha-1,4 polygalactosaminidase, whose amino-acid sequence MITHRSARTALVLTLLATLVGLVGPSAASATDAPGAPGGADAGGPAAVRTGGARLDPPVVRAPDAWRPRVRTTWDWQIKTVPRAPYRAVTMLDVDGFEATRTDVAAMHAAGRKVVCYVSGGTWEKWRPDAARFPRSLLGARLDDWPGERWLDVRDVQRADSRLARIMNARLAMCRAKGFDTVEWDNMDAYRNDPGFPLTARDQLVFNQFMFNNARAYGMSVLLKNDLDQVRRLLPYVDGVLDEQCFQYRECHLLKPVVAAGKPVFVAEYRSTAGMCDRARTLRMNAVRFSLALDGSVFRPCG is encoded by the coding sequence GTGATCACGCACCGCTCGGCCCGCACGGCGCTCGTCCTGACCCTGCTCGCGACGCTGGTGGGGCTGGTCGGACCGTCGGCCGCGTCCGCGACGGACGCCCCTGGCGCCCCGGGCGGCGCGGACGCCGGCGGACCCGCCGCGGTCCGGACGGGCGGCGCGCGGCTGGACCCGCCCGTGGTCCGTGCGCCGGACGCGTGGCGGCCGCGCGTCCGCACCACGTGGGACTGGCAGATCAAGACCGTCCCGCGCGCGCCGTACCGCGCCGTCACGATGCTCGACGTGGACGGGTTCGAGGCGACCCGCACGGACGTCGCCGCGATGCACGCCGCGGGTCGCAAGGTCGTCTGCTACGTCTCGGGCGGGACGTGGGAGAAGTGGCGTCCGGATGCCGCGCGGTTCCCGAGGTCGCTCCTGGGGGCGCGCCTGGACGACTGGCCGGGGGAGCGCTGGCTCGACGTGCGGGACGTGCAGCGCGCCGACAGCCGGCTCGCCCGGATCATGAACGCGCGGCTCGCGATGTGCCGGGCCAAGGGGTTCGACACGGTCGAGTGGGACAACATGGACGCCTACCGCAACGACCCGGGCTTCCCGCTGACCGCGCGCGACCAGCTGGTGTTCAACCAGTTCATGTTCAACAACGCCCGCGCGTACGGGATGAGCGTGCTGCTCAAGAACGACCTCGACCAGGTGCGGCGCCTGCTGCCGTACGTCGACGGCGTGCTCGACGAGCAGTGCTTCCAGTACCGCGAGTGCCACCTGCTCAAGCCCGTGGTGGCCGCGGGCAAGCCCGTCTTCGTCGCCGAGTACCGCAGCACCGCGGGGATGTGCGACCGGGCTCGCACGCTGCGGATGAACGCCGTGCGGTTCTCGCTCGCGCTCGACGGGAGCGTCTTCCGGCCGTGCGGCTGA
- a CDS encoding DUF1801 domain-containing protein, whose translation MADAVTRPTDADPVAFVDAVGHPVRRRDAHTLLALYARVTGQPAVMWGPSIVGFGTYRYRYASGRTGQAPAAGFSPRAAATTLHLPMGVEDLAADLDALGPHRRTVSCVHVTDLTRLDAEVLERVVARGYAAVRAAWPEPA comes from the coding sequence ATGGCCGACGCCGTGACGCGACCCACCGACGCCGACCCCGTCGCGTTCGTCGACGCGGTCGGCCACCCCGTGCGGCGCCGTGACGCGCACACGCTGCTCGCGCTGTACGCACGCGTGACCGGGCAGCCTGCCGTGATGTGGGGCCCGTCGATCGTCGGGTTCGGCACCTACCGCTACCGGTACGCCTCCGGGCGCACCGGTCAGGCGCCCGCAGCCGGGTTCTCCCCTCGCGCCGCGGCGACGACGCTCCACCTCCCCATGGGCGTCGAGGACCTGGCGGCGGACCTGGACGCGCTCGGCCCGCACCGGCGCACCGTGTCGTGCGTGCACGTCACGGACCTCACGCGGCTCGACGCCGAGGTGCTGGAACGCGTCGTCGCCCGCGGCTACGCCGCGGTCCGGGCCGCCTGGCCCGAACCTGCCTGA
- a CDS encoding aminoglycoside phosphotransferase family protein, with amino-acid sequence MTGPVAGPRHPKIEVGVDAELARALLREQHPDLADLPLHHRVHGWDNVTWRLGEELALRFPVRELSAPLIEREQVWLGHLASLLPVPVPVPVRRGTPSGAAPYPWPWSVVPWLPGTMLASVPVEERRACADTLAETLAALHVPAPPDAPVNPFRGVPPATRDDVVAARLTADLPHADVLRAAWADALAAPARTAAPVWVHGDPHPANLLAHDGRLSGLLDFGDLCSGDPASDLATAWMSFDAVGRARFVARTQELRAHDDATWRRARGWAAAMVPTLLAHPDEYPLLAAVGRHTAAQLAAA; translated from the coding sequence GTGACGGGCCCGGTCGCGGGCCCCCGCCATCCCAAGATCGAGGTCGGCGTGGACGCCGAGCTGGCTCGCGCTCTGCTGCGCGAGCAGCATCCGGACCTCGCGGACCTGCCGCTGCACCACCGCGTCCACGGCTGGGACAACGTCACGTGGCGGCTCGGCGAGGAGCTGGCGTTGCGCTTCCCGGTCCGCGAGCTCTCGGCGCCGCTGATCGAGCGCGAGCAGGTGTGGCTCGGGCACCTGGCGTCGCTCCTGCCCGTGCCCGTGCCTGTCCCGGTGCGCCGCGGCACGCCGTCGGGCGCCGCGCCCTACCCGTGGCCGTGGTCCGTCGTGCCGTGGCTGCCCGGCACGATGCTCGCGTCGGTGCCGGTCGAGGAGCGCCGCGCGTGCGCGGACACTCTGGCGGAGACGCTCGCCGCGCTTCACGTCCCCGCGCCGCCCGACGCGCCCGTCAACCCGTTCCGGGGCGTCCCGCCCGCGACGCGGGACGACGTGGTGGCCGCACGCCTCACCGCCGACCTCCCGCACGCCGACGTGCTGCGCGCCGCGTGGGCCGACGCGCTCGCCGCACCCGCGCGCACGGCCGCACCGGTCTGGGTGCACGGCGACCCGCACCCCGCGAACCTGCTCGCGCACGACGGCCGGCTGTCCGGCCTGCTCGACTTCGGCGACCTGTGCTCGGGCGACCCCGCGAGCGACCTGGCGACCGCGTGGATGTCGTTCGACGCCGTCGGTCGCGCCAGGTTCGTCGCCCGCACGCAGGAGCTGCGCGCGCACGACGACGCGACGTGGCGCCGCGCCCGGGGATGGGCCGCGGCGATGGTGCCGACGCTCCTGGCGCATCCCGACGAGTACCCGCTGCTGGCCGCGGTGGGTCGGCACACCGCCGCGCAGCTCGCCGCCGCCTGA
- a CDS encoding NUDIX hydrolase, with the protein MTAGDGTGARADLERLVREGVAWPTGPGRMLHDPARARRAAVLVLFGVLDSAPAHHDAQRVPADLDVLLHRRAATLGHHPGQVAFPGGGIDPQDAGPREAAVREAVEETGLDPTGVDVLGTLADVPLPVSDNLVTPVVAWWTRPSRVAAVDHTEAVDVFRTPVADLLDPARRGVVEHPGVRGTLRTPAFLLDDDVLVWGFTAFVLSVMFDRLGWSVPWDQARTLVP; encoded by the coding sequence ATGACGGCCGGGGACGGCACGGGAGCCCGCGCCGACCTCGAGCGGCTCGTGCGCGAGGGTGTGGCCTGGCCCACGGGCCCCGGGCGGATGCTGCATGACCCGGCCCGCGCGCGTCGCGCCGCGGTGCTCGTGCTGTTCGGCGTCCTCGACTCGGCGCCCGCGCACCACGACGCGCAGCGCGTGCCGGCCGACCTCGACGTGCTGCTGCACCGGCGCGCCGCGACGCTCGGTCACCACCCGGGTCAGGTCGCGTTCCCCGGCGGCGGCATCGACCCGCAGGACGCCGGCCCGCGTGAGGCCGCGGTCCGCGAGGCGGTCGAGGAGACGGGCCTGGACCCCACGGGCGTCGACGTCCTGGGCACGCTGGCGGACGTGCCGCTGCCCGTGAGCGACAACCTCGTCACACCGGTCGTCGCGTGGTGGACGCGTCCCTCACGCGTGGCCGCGGTCGACCACACCGAGGCCGTGGACGTGTTCCGCACGCCCGTGGCCGACCTGCTCGACCCCGCCCGCCGCGGCGTCGTCGAGCACCCCGGCGTGCGCGGCACCCTGCGCACGCCCGCGTTCCTGCTGGACGACGACGTGCTGGTGTGGGGCTTCACGGCCTTCGTGCTCTCGGTCATGTTCGACCGCCTGGGCTGGTCGGTGCCGTGGGACCAGGCGCGGACGCTGGTCCCGTGA
- a CDS encoding type 1 glutamine amidotransferase codes for MRPVLVLTHAAYEGPGLIGPALDAPLRVRTVVDATQPALPALDDVSGVVVMGGAMDADDDLHHPGLPAERALLADAVAADVPVLGVCLGAQLLAMALGGTLLRRHGTEIGFGPVDVHADDPVLGALGPRPTVLHWHSDAVSLPPGATLLASTPATPVQAFRQGSALGLQFHLELEPAMLALWLATPEMAADLSDDELDALRADGERHLPTLVPAARAAVAAFADQVRRRG; via the coding sequence ATGCGTCCCGTCCTGGTGCTCACGCACGCGGCGTACGAGGGCCCGGGCCTGATCGGGCCCGCCCTCGACGCGCCGCTGCGTGTGCGCACCGTCGTCGACGCCACGCAGCCCGCGCTGCCCGCGCTCGACGACGTCTCGGGCGTGGTCGTGATGGGCGGCGCGATGGACGCCGACGACGACCTGCACCACCCGGGGCTGCCCGCCGAACGCGCGCTGCTCGCCGACGCGGTCGCGGCCGACGTGCCGGTGCTCGGCGTGTGCCTGGGTGCGCAGCTGCTCGCGATGGCGCTCGGCGGGACGCTCCTGCGCCGCCACGGGACCGAGATCGGGTTCGGCCCCGTCGACGTGCACGCCGACGACCCGGTGCTGGGTGCGCTCGGTCCGCGACCGACGGTCCTGCACTGGCACTCCGACGCGGTCTCGCTCCCGCCGGGCGCGACGCTGCTCGCCTCGACGCCGGCGACGCCGGTGCAGGCCTTCCGCCAGGGCAGCGCGCTCGGGCTGCAGTTCCACCTCGAGCTCGAGCCCGCGATGCTCGCGCTGTGGCTCGCGACCCCCGAGATGGCCGCAGACCTGTCCGACGACGAGCTCGACGCACTGCGCGCGGACGGTGAGCGGCACCTGCCCACGCTCGTCCCCGCGGCCCGCGCTGCGGTCGCCGCGTTCGCCGACCAGGTCCGGCGGCGGGGATGA